A stretch of Apium graveolens cultivar Ventura unplaced genomic scaffold, ASM990537v1 ctg6653, whole genome shotgun sequence DNA encodes these proteins:
- the LOC141703446 gene encoding F-box protein At3g07870-like, which translates to MDLPEELIAEIISRTPVRTIVSCKSVCKRWCNIVSEPFFSRLHLSISSKMLLLHQGDAEDVDDDNDGDLAVVELDDQHRQHDIHHEPMMRFSPGLALGDYVGLIGSVNGLICLEDSYDDSAYVCNPITQEYIRLQDSEYTRVSYLKGYYGFGLVESNQQYKIVRFYKGRFPSTEYDLGSEVYTLGTGMWRDLGHVPFHLNEHDRGHYVSGRLHWLAGELICAFDLDRELFRPMEAPPRAPGNTDHFSILGVHNHFRNLGVLKGCLCICDITLYSELSIWVKRDYGVEDSWSKKLIITPNPPLHEGINTDMVRLLKVLKDGNILMYCDQLQLFTYHPQHKTLRHHIFPEGEFLTFGAMTYVPGFISLERSFTLEGVKRWESPQVED; encoded by the coding sequence GTGTAATATAGTTTCAGAACCATTTTTTTCGCGTCTGCATCTCTCTATATCATCTAAAATGCTTTTACTTCATCAAGGAGACGCCGAGGACGTAGATGATGACAATGATGGTGACCTTGCAGTGGTTGAACTAGATGACCAACATCGCCAACATGATATTCATCACGAGCCTATGATGAGATTTTCCCCGGGACTTGCCTTGGGAGACTATGTGGGGTTAATTGGATCAGTTAATGGGTTAATATGCTTAGAAGATAGTTATGATGATTCAGCATATGTATGCAATCCAATTACACAAGAGTACATACGCCTTCAAGATTCCGAGTACACCAGAGTATCATATTTAAAGGGATATTATGGCTTTGGACTTGTTGAATCGAACCAACAGTACAAGATTGTACGTTTTTATAAGGGTAGATTTCCTTCAACTGAATATGACCTAGGGAGCGAGGTTTATACGCTTGGAACCGGCATGTGGAGAGATCTAGGACATGTCCCCTTCCATCTGAATGAACATGATAGGGGTCACTATGTCAGTGGCCGCCTCCATTGGTTAGCTGGTGAACTAATATGTGCTTTCGATTTGGATAGAGAATTATTTCGTCCAATGGAAGCTCCTCCACGGGCTCCTGGGAATACAGATCATTTTAGCATCTTGGGAGTCCATAATCATTTTAGGAACTTGGGAGTACTTAAAGGTTGCTTGTGTATATGTGATATAACACTATACTCTGAACTTTCTATTTGGGTGAAGAGAGATTATGGCGTGGAAGATAGTTGGAGTAAAAAACTCATCATCACTCCTAATCCTCCATTACATGAAGGTATAAATACCGACATGGTTCGGCTTCTTAAAGTTCTCAAAGATGGGAACATCTTAATGTATTGTGACCAACTTCAATTGTTCACTTATCATCCTCAACATAAAACATTGCGACATCACATTTTCCCGGAGGGTGAGTTTCTCACATTTGGTGCGATGACTTATGTCCCCGGTTTTATCAGTCTAGAGAGGAGTTTCACCTTGGAGGGTGTCAAAAGATGGGAGTCTCCTCAAGTAGAAGACTGA